In Flavobacterium gelatinilyticum, a genomic segment contains:
- a CDS encoding 30S ribosomal protein S16, with protein MSVKIRLQRHGKKGKPFYWVVAADARSKRDGKYLEKIGTYNPNTNPATVELNLDSAVKWLHNGAQPTDTARAILSYKGALLKHHLDGGVRKGALTQEQADAKLTAWLEAKAGKVDAKKDGLSKAQADAKAKALKAEKEVNAKRVAAAAQAEADAIAAASATEEAAGEEVAEATEEAPAAEENNETTEA; from the coding sequence ATGTCAGTAAAAATTAGATTACAAAGACACGGTAAAAAAGGAAAACCTTTTTACTGGGTAGTAGCTGCAGATGCACGCTCAAAAAGAGATGGTAAATACTTAGAGAAAATCGGTACTTACAATCCAAACACTAACCCAGCAACTGTTGAGTTAAACCTTGACAGCGCAGTTAAATGGTTACACAATGGTGCTCAGCCAACTGATACTGCAAGAGCTATCCTTTCTTACAAAGGTGCTTTATTGAAACACCACCTTGATGGAGGAGTTCGTAAAGGAGCTTTAACTCAAGAACAGGCTGATGCTAAACTAACTGCTTGGTTAGAAGCTAAAGCTGGAAAAGTTGATGCTAAAAAAGATGGTTTATCAAAAGCACAAGCTGATGCTAAAGCTAAAGCTTTAAAAGCTGAAAAAGAAGTTAACGCTAAGCGTGTGGCTGCTGCTGCACAAGCTGAAGCTGACGCTATCGCTGCTGCATCTGCAACAGAAGAAGCTGCTGGTGAAGAAGTTGCTGAAGCAACTGAAGAAGCTCCTGCTGCTGAAGAGAATAACGAAACAACTGAGGCATAA
- the dnaE gene encoding DNA polymerase III subunit alpha, with amino-acid sequence MYLIFDTETTGLPKRWDAPITDSDNWPRCIQIAWQLHDEMGQLVEHQDYLVKPEGFNIPYDAERIHGISTELAEADGITLAEVLEKFNIALGKTKFIVGQNLGFDVNIMGAEFHRMGVESTMASIPVLDTCTEVTASLLQLPGGRGGKFKLPTLTELHSYLFDQPFAEAHNATADVEATTRCFLELVRREVFTKEELDVPKEYFKEFQERNAEPFKLIGLKHINLKAASDKIREQLKALAGEGKETVVSEEDKADFKAAKFAHLHNHTQFSVLQSTIGVGNIVAAAAKNGMPAVAMTDTGNMMGAFHFVSAVMNHNKAASGKNKALVEAGEEPTETEVKPIVGCEFNICDNHLDKSKKDNGYQVVLMAKNKAGYHNLAKMASIAYTEGFYYVPRIDRKIVEQYKGDIMVLSGNLYGEIPSKILNIGENQAEEALIWWKEQFGEDFYLEVMRHNQEDENRVNKTLIEFSQKHNVKLIATNNTYYLNKEDANAHDILLCVKDGEKQATPIGRGRGYRYGLPNQEYYFKSQDEMKKLFADLPEAIINIQEIIDKVEGYSLYRDVLLPKFEIPDEFMVPEDEEDGGVRGENKYLRHLTMEGAKRRYGEITESIQERLDFELMTISNSGYPGYFLIVQDFIAEARNMDVSVGPGRGSAAGSAVAYCLGITNIDPIKYDLLFERFLNPDRVSMPDIDIDFDDEGRGRVMEYVINKYGQKQVAQIITYGKMATKSAIRDTARVLDLPLFEADRIAKLIPGMMPSKWNLARFISESEDEVKKALRSDEFDNVKELIAIANEDDLAGETIQQAKILEGSMRNTGIHACGVIITPSDITNYVPVTTAKDSDLYVTQFDNSVAESAGLLKMDFLGLKTLTLIKDTVKLVKYRTGIELNPDTFPIDDEETYALFQRGETVGIFQYESPGMQKYMKDLKPTVFGDLIAMNALYRPGPLEYIPSFVRRKNGDEEIKYDLDACAEYLSETYGITVYQEQVMLLSQSLAGFTKGEADVLRKAMGKKQKDVLDKMKPKFVEQAAAKGHDAKILEKIWKDWEAFASYAFNKSHSTCYAWIAYQTAYLKAHYPAEYMAAVLSNNMNDIKQVSFFMEECKRMGLQVLGPDVNESYYKFTVNDDYAVRFGMGAIKGVGSGAVETIVENRKDGRYKSIFDLAKRIDLRAANKKAIENLALAGGFDSFEGTSRAQYFHDDGDGITFYEKAMRYGSKFQENENSSQVSLFGETSEVQIAEPIVPPCEDWSTMEKLAKEKEVVGIYISGHPLDDFRFEMKYFCNARLEALKNMNDYVGKNLTVAGIINNVQHRVAKNGKGWAAFNLEGYDESFEFKIFGEEYLKFRHFLIQNNFAFMKILIKDGWVNHDTGKKSDPRMQFVEVRQLQDILEAFAKKLILLLDIKDLQAEFIHRLSHLFNENKGENSVSFEIMEIENVKRLVEVETTSEFEESDAVFEDDNDEGEAVSGEAKMQEMKEVEEIKVVTKLAMPSRRLKVRISAELLAELEKMQINFKLN; translated from the coding sequence ATGTATTTAATATTCGATACCGAAACCACCGGATTACCAAAACGATGGGACGCCCCGATAACTGATTCTGATAACTGGCCGCGCTGTATACAAATCGCGTGGCAGCTTCATGACGAAATGGGACAGCTTGTCGAACATCAGGATTATTTGGTAAAACCGGAAGGATTTAATATTCCGTACGATGCTGAACGTATTCACGGAATTTCGACTGAATTGGCAGAAGCCGATGGAATCACTCTGGCCGAAGTTTTAGAGAAATTCAATATTGCATTAGGAAAAACCAAGTTTATTGTAGGTCAGAATTTAGGATTCGACGTTAACATTATGGGAGCCGAATTCCATAGAATGGGCGTAGAGTCTACTATGGCTTCAATCCCGGTTCTGGATACTTGTACCGAAGTTACGGCTTCGTTATTGCAGCTTCCCGGAGGTCGTGGAGGAAAATTCAAGCTTCCAACTTTGACTGAACTACACAGCTATCTTTTCGACCAGCCTTTTGCTGAAGCGCACAACGCAACTGCCGACGTTGAGGCAACTACGCGTTGTTTCTTGGAATTGGTTAGAAGAGAAGTTTTTACCAAAGAAGAACTGGATGTTCCAAAAGAGTATTTCAAAGAATTTCAGGAAAGAAATGCGGAGCCATTTAAGTTAATTGGTTTAAAACACATCAACTTAAAAGCGGCTTCTGATAAAATTAGAGAACAGCTTAAAGCTTTAGCCGGAGAAGGCAAAGAGACTGTTGTTTCAGAAGAAGATAAAGCTGATTTTAAAGCAGCAAAATTTGCTCATTTGCACAATCATACACAGTTTTCGGTTCTACAGTCGACTATTGGAGTCGGAAATATTGTGGCTGCTGCCGCTAAAAACGGAATGCCGGCCGTGGCCATGACCGATACTGGAAACATGATGGGAGCTTTCCATTTTGTGAGTGCTGTTATGAATCACAATAAAGCAGCTTCTGGAAAAAACAAAGCCCTAGTTGAAGCAGGCGAAGAACCAACAGAAACAGAGGTTAAACCTATTGTGGGCTGCGAATTTAATATCTGCGACAATCATTTAGATAAAAGCAAAAAAGACAACGGTTATCAGGTTGTTTTAATGGCTAAAAATAAAGCCGGTTATCACAACCTGGCTAAAATGGCTTCGATTGCTTATACAGAAGGATTTTATTACGTTCCGAGAATTGACAGAAAAATTGTTGAGCAATACAAAGGAGATATTATGGTTTTATCCGGGAATTTATACGGAGAAATTCCGAGTAAAATCCTGAATATTGGTGAAAACCAAGCCGAAGAAGCTTTGATTTGGTGGAAGGAACAATTTGGCGAGGATTTCTATTTGGAAGTAATGCGCCATAATCAGGAAGATGAAAATCGTGTAAACAAAACCCTGATTGAGTTTTCTCAAAAGCACAATGTCAAATTAATTGCGACAAACAATACCTATTATTTAAATAAAGAAGATGCCAATGCACACGACATTTTATTGTGCGTAAAAGACGGTGAAAAACAAGCAACGCCAATTGGTCGTGGTCGTGGTTACCGTTACGGACTTCCAAATCAGGAATATTATTTCAAGTCGCAAGACGAGATGAAAAAGCTTTTTGCGGATCTGCCGGAAGCGATTATCAACATTCAGGAAATTATAGATAAGGTTGAAGGGTATTCGCTTTATCGTGATGTATTACTTCCGAAATTCGAAATTCCAGACGAATTTATGGTGCCCGAAGATGAGGAAGATGGCGGTGTTCGTGGAGAAAATAAATACTTACGTCATCTTACAATGGAAGGTGCGAAAAGAAGATACGGCGAAATTACCGAATCGATTCAGGAACGTTTGGATTTTGAATTAATGACGATTTCAAATTCAGGATATCCGGGTTATTTCCTGATTGTACAGGATTTCATCGCCGAAGCCAGAAATATGGACGTTTCGGTAGGACCTGGGCGTGGTTCTGCAGCGGGTTCAGCCGTTGCGTACTGTCTAGGAATTACCAATATTGACCCAATTAAATACGACTTACTTTTTGAGCGTTTCCTAAATCCTGACCGTGTATCGATGCCCGATATTGATATCGACTTTGATGACGAAGGTCGTGGACGTGTAATGGAATACGTAATCAACAAATACGGTCAAAAACAGGTGGCGCAGATTATCACGTATGGTAAAATGGCAACCAAATCGGCAATTCGTGATACGGCGCGTGTACTGGATTTACCATTATTTGAAGCCGACAGGATTGCCAAACTGATTCCGGGAATGATGCCGTCAAAATGGAATTTGGCGCGTTTTATTTCAGAAAGTGAAGATGAGGTTAAAAAAGCACTTCGTTCGGATGAATTTGACAATGTAAAAGAACTAATCGCGATTGCCAATGAAGATGATTTGGCAGGAGAAACCATTCAGCAGGCAAAAATCCTTGAAGGATCGATGCGTAATACGGGTATTCACGCCTGCGGGGTAATTATTACACCGTCGGATATTACGAATTACGTTCCTGTAACAACCGCAAAAGATTCGGACTTATATGTAACACAGTTCGATAACTCGGTTGCAGAAAGTGCCGGATTGCTGAAAATGGACTTCTTGGGTCTGAAGACCCTTACGCTGATAAAAGATACCGTAAAACTGGTAAAATACAGAACAGGAATTGAACTAAATCCAGATACTTTTCCAATTGATGATGAAGAAACGTATGCACTTTTCCAAAGAGGTGAAACTGTTGGAATCTTCCAATACGAGTCGCCTGGGATGCAGAAATACATGAAAGATCTGAAACCAACGGTATTCGGGGATTTAATTGCTATGAACGCCTTGTATCGTCCGGGACCTTTGGAGTACATTCCGTCTTTCGTTCGAAGAAAAAATGGTGACGAGGAAATTAAATACGATTTAGATGCCTGTGCCGAATATTTATCAGAAACCTACGGAATTACAGTTTACCAGGAGCAGGTAATGCTTTTGTCTCAGTCTTTGGCAGGATTTACAAAGGGTGAGGCCGACGTCTTGCGTAAAGCGATGGGTAAGAAACAAAAAGACGTACTGGATAAAATGAAGCCGAAGTTTGTTGAACAAGCGGCAGCAAAAGGCCACGATGCCAAAATTCTGGAGAAAATCTGGAAAGACTGGGAAGCCTTTGCGAGTTACGCCTTCAACAAATCGCACTCGACGTGTTATGCCTGGATTGCGTATCAAACAGCATATTTGAAAGCCCATTATCCTGCAGAATATATGGCAGCGGTACTTTCGAATAACATGAACGATATCAAACAAGTTTCGTTCTTTATGGAAGAATGTAAACGTATGGGCTTACAAGTTCTTGGTCCAGACGTAAATGAGTCGTACTATAAATTTACCGTAAACGATGATTACGCCGTTCGTTTCGGAATGGGAGCGATTAAAGGAGTGGGTTCTGGAGCGGTAGAAACAATTGTAGAAAACAGAAAAGACGGAAGATATAAATCGATTTTTGATTTAGCGAAGCGAATTGACCTTCGTGCAGCCAACAAAAAAGCGATAGAAAACTTAGCATTGGCCGGCGGTTTTGATTCTTTTGAAGGAACAAGCCGTGCGCAATATTTCCATGATGATGGCGACGGAATTACATTCTACGAAAAAGCAATGCGTTATGGGTCGAAATTTCAGGAAAATGAAAACTCCTCTCAGGTAAGTTTATTTGGAGAAACCAGTGAAGTGCAGATTGCAGAACCTATTGTACCGCCATGTGAAGACTGGAGTACAATGGAAAAACTCGCAAAAGAAAAAGAGGTTGTAGGGATTTATATTTCCGGACATCCGCTGGATGATTTCAGGTTTGAAATGAAATATTTCTGCAACGCCCGACTGGAAGCACTGAAAAATATGAATGATTATGTTGGAAAAAACCTTACCGTTGCCGGAATTATCAATAACGTACAGCATCGTGTAGCGAAAAACGGGAAAGGCTGGGCCGCATTTAACTTAGAAGGATATGATGAAAGTTTTGAGTTTAAGATTTTTGGTGAAGAATATTTGAAATTCCGCCACTTTTTAATTCAGAACAATTTTGCCTTCATGAAAATATTGATCAAGGACGGATGGGTAAATCACGATACAGGTAAAAAATCAGATCCAAGAATGCAGTTTGTCGAGGTAAGACAATTACAGGATATTCTGGAAGCATTTGCAAAAAAACTGATTCTGCTGCTGGATATAAAAGATTTGCAAGCCGAATTTATTCATAGACTGAGTCACTTATTCAATGAAAATAAAGGAGAGAATTCTGTTAGTTTTGAAATCATGGAAATCGAAAACGTCAAGCGATTAGTTGAGGTCGAAACTACAAGCGAGTTCGAAGAATCCGATGCTGTGTTTGAAGATGACAATGATGAAGGCGAAGCAGTCTCTGGTGAGGCTAAAATGCAGGAAATGAAAGAAGTGGAGGAAATAAAAGTGGTAACAAAATTAGCCATGCCAAGCCGAAGGTTAAAAGTAAGAATTTCAGCTGAATTGTTGGCAGAATTGGAGAAAATGCAGATTAATTTTAAACTGAACTAA
- the leuC gene encoding 3-isopropylmalate dehydratase large subunit: MSKTLFDKVWDSHVVRKIEDGPDVFFIDRHFIHEVTSPVAFLGLKSRGVNVLYPQRTFATADHNTPTINQHLPVQDPLSANQLKALEDNANEYGISHWGLGHQKNGIVHVVGPENGITLPGATIVCGDSHTSTHGAFGAIAFGIGTSEVEMVLSTQCIMQPKPKKMRINVNGQLSKGVGPKDVALYIIAQLTTSGGTGYFVEYAGNVFENMTMEGRMTVCNLSIEMGARGGMIAPDQTTFDFLEGRLYAPKGEAWTKAVEYWKTLKTDADAVFDAELNIKAEDIEPMITYGTNPGMGIGITKHIPNAKEVEGGEETYKKSLAYMGFNEDDVMIGKQIDYVFLGSCTNGRIEDFRAFAEIVKGRKKADNVTAWLVPGSHVVEAQIKEEGILDILTEAGFVLRQPGCSACLAMNDDKVPAGKYAVSTSNRNFEGRQGPGSRTLLASPIMAAAAAVTGKLTDPRELF, translated from the coding sequence ATGAGTAAGACATTATTTGACAAAGTATGGGATTCACATGTTGTGCGTAAAATTGAAGATGGGCCAGATGTGTTTTTTATTGACCGCCATTTCATTCATGAAGTTACGAGTCCTGTTGCTTTTTTAGGATTAAAATCAAGAGGCGTTAACGTGTTATACCCACAACGTACTTTTGCAACTGCAGACCACAATACACCAACCATAAACCAACACTTACCAGTTCAGGATCCTCTTTCTGCAAATCAGTTAAAAGCTCTTGAAGACAATGCAAACGAATACGGTATTTCGCACTGGGGATTAGGTCACCAAAAAAATGGAATTGTACACGTAGTTGGTCCTGAAAACGGAATTACTTTGCCAGGTGCTACTATTGTATGCGGGGATTCACATACGTCTACTCACGGTGCTTTTGGAGCTATCGCTTTCGGTATCGGAACATCTGAGGTTGAAATGGTGCTTTCTACTCAATGTATTATGCAGCCTAAACCAAAGAAAATGCGTATTAACGTAAACGGACAACTAAGTAAAGGTGTTGGACCAAAAGACGTTGCGCTTTATATTATTGCTCAATTAACTACTTCTGGAGGAACGGGTTATTTTGTGGAATACGCTGGTAATGTTTTTGAAAACATGACTATGGAAGGTCGTATGACAGTTTGTAACTTAAGTATCGAAATGGGTGCTCGTGGAGGAATGATTGCTCCTGACCAAACTACTTTCGATTTCTTAGAAGGAAGATTATACGCTCCAAAAGGAGAAGCCTGGACTAAAGCTGTTGAATATTGGAAAACACTTAAAACGGATGCTGATGCTGTTTTTGATGCTGAATTAAACATCAAAGCGGAAGATATCGAACCAATGATTACGTATGGTACTAACCCTGGAATGGGAATTGGTATTACAAAACATATCCCAAATGCCAAAGAAGTTGAAGGCGGTGAGGAAACTTACAAAAAATCTTTAGCTTACATGGGCTTCAATGAAGATGATGTAATGATCGGAAAACAAATCGATTACGTTTTCTTAGGAAGCTGTACAAACGGACGTATTGAAGATTTTAGAGCTTTCGCTGAAATTGTAAAAGGAAGAAAAAAAGCGGATAATGTTACGGCTTGGTTAGTTCCTGGATCTCACGTTGTTGAAGCACAAATTAAAGAAGAAGGAATTTTAGATATCCTGACAGAAGCCGGTTTCGTATTACGTCAGCCTGGATGTTCTGCTTGTTTAGCTATGAACGATGATAAAGTTCCTGCTGGTAAATATGCAGTAAGTACTTCAAACAGAAACTTTGAAGGTCGTCAAGGTCCTGGTTCTAGAACTTTATTAGCAAGTCCGATTATGGCTGCTGCTGCTGCTGTTACAGGAAAATTAACAGATCCAAGGGAATTATTTTAG
- a CDS encoding alpha-isopropylmalate synthase regulatory domain-containing protein — translation MEKRKIEIMDTTLRDGEQTSGVSFSAAEKLTIAQLLLEELHIDRIEIASARVSEGEFNAVKGITSWAALKGYTNRIEVLTFVDGGVSIEWMKKAGAKVQNLLTKGSMNHLTHQLKKTPEQHFSEIAQIITLAKENDIETNVYLEDWSNGMRNSPEYVFQFLEFLSTQPIKRVLLPDTLGVLIPSLTFEFISKIKEKYPQIHFDFHAHNDYDLSVANVMEAIKAGINGLHVTVNGMGERAGNAPLESTVAVINDYLPQVNINVKETSLYSVSKLVETFTGYRIPANKPIVGDNVFTQTAGIHADGDNKNNLYFNDLLPERFGRKRKYALGKTSGKANIEKNLQELGLQLNQEDLKLVTQRIIELGDKKETVTKEDLPYIISDVLDSHTYEEKIKIESYILVHSKGMRPSTTLSLNLNGEIIEENAQGDGQFDAFMNALSKIYKSKKLTLPKLIDYAVRIPPGSSSDALCETIITWVNNGKEFKTRGLDSDQTVAAIIATQKMLNIIT, via the coding sequence ATGGAAAAAAGAAAAATTGAAATAATGGATACGACGCTTCGTGATGGTGAACAAACATCAGGAGTTTCATTTTCTGCTGCAGAAAAACTGACCATTGCGCAATTGTTGCTGGAGGAACTACATATTGATAGAATTGAAATTGCTTCTGCACGTGTAAGCGAAGGAGAATTTAATGCTGTAAAAGGCATCACTTCGTGGGCTGCATTAAAAGGATATACAAACAGAATTGAAGTTCTGACGTTTGTCGACGGAGGAGTTTCAATTGAATGGATGAAAAAAGCGGGTGCCAAAGTGCAAAATTTATTGACCAAAGGCTCAATGAATCACTTGACGCATCAATTGAAAAAAACGCCTGAACAGCACTTTTCTGAAATTGCTCAAATTATCACTTTAGCAAAAGAAAACGACATTGAAACCAATGTATATTTAGAAGACTGGAGCAACGGAATGCGAAATTCTCCTGAATATGTTTTTCAATTTTTAGAGTTTTTATCGACTCAGCCAATCAAAAGAGTTTTACTTCCTGATACTTTAGGAGTTTTAATTCCGTCTTTGACTTTTGAATTTATTTCGAAAATTAAAGAAAAATATCCGCAGATTCATTTTGACTTTCACGCTCACAACGATTACGATTTAAGCGTTGCCAATGTTATGGAAGCAATAAAAGCTGGAATCAACGGGCTTCATGTAACGGTAAACGGAATGGGAGAACGTGCCGGAAATGCACCTCTTGAAAGCACTGTGGCCGTTATCAACGATTATTTACCGCAAGTAAATATCAACGTAAAAGAAACTTCATTGTATTCTGTAAGCAAGCTGGTTGAAACGTTTACAGGTTACAGAATTCCTGCAAATAAGCCAATTGTAGGCGATAACGTTTTTACGCAGACAGCTGGGATTCACGCTGACGGGGACAACAAAAACAATCTTTATTTTAATGATCTTCTTCCGGAGCGTTTTGGAAGAAAACGTAAATATGCCCTTGGAAAAACTTCTGGAAAGGCCAATATCGAAAAAAATCTTCAGGAATTAGGTCTGCAATTAAATCAGGAAGATTTAAAACTGGTTACCCAAAGAATTATCGAATTGGGCGACAAAAAAGAAACCGTAACAAAGGAAGACCTTCCGTACATTATTTCGGATGTTTTGGACAGCCATACTTACGAAGAAAAAATCAAAATCGAATCTTATATATTAGTCCACTCAAAAGGAATGCGTCCGTCGACAACTTTGTCATTAAATCTTAATGGCGAAATAATCGAGGAAAATGCACAAGGAGACGGTCAGTTTGATGCTTTTATGAATGCTTTATCTAAAATTTACAAAAGCAAAAAACTAACGCTTCCAAAATTGATTGACTATGCCGTGAGAATTCCGCCGGGAAGCAGCTCTGATGCGTTGTGTGAAACCATTATTACATGGGTCAACAACGGAAAAGAATTCAAAACCCGCGGATTAGATTCAGATCAAACCGTTGCAGCGATTATTGCGACACAAAAAATGCTTAATATAATTACTTAA
- a CDS encoding RNA recognition motif domain-containing protein, translated as MNIFVGSLPFSIEEADLRESFEAYGTVDSVKIITDKFTGRSKGFGFVEMPNDDEAQKAIDELNGAVVSGRTIVVNKSEPKPEGERRSFNNNRGGNNNRGGYGNNRGGGDRGNRREY; from the coding sequence ATGAATATTTTCGTTGGAAGCCTTCCATTCAGTATTGAGGAAGCAGATTTAAGAGAGTCTTTTGAGGCTTATGGAACAGTTGACTCTGTTAAAATTATTACTGATAAATTTACTGGAAGAAGTAAAGGCTTTGGTTTTGTTGAAATGCCAAATGATGACGAAGCTCAGAAAGCAATCGACGAATTGAACGGGGCAGTAGTGTCTGGACGTACAATCGTGGTAAACAAGTCTGAGCCAAAACCAGAAGGCGAAAGAAGAAGTTTTAATAACAATCGCGGTGGAAACAACAATCGCGGCGGTTATGGAAACAACCGCGGCGGAGGAGATCGCGGAAACAGAAGAGAATATTAA
- a CDS encoding DUF6252 family protein, with protein MKKYFYFLFLLFITVSCTEDVKFNNPAFQALKDNVFWRAPTYEAGVFSSGTLIVTGKLGSEQVILQIESTQAKTYTLGSRSSSAAIYFNDSGDGEVFNTEDNASNGQITITDFDAVNKTVSGTFRFTAVNVHSADAEKQKVTFTEGVFYKVPVTQTIVFEN; from the coding sequence ATGAAAAAATACTTTTACTTTTTATTCCTTCTCTTTATAACAGTATCTTGTACAGAAGACGTTAAATTTAATAATCCTGCATTTCAGGCCTTAAAAGACAATGTTTTCTGGAGGGCTCCAACTTACGAAGCAGGCGTTTTTTCCAGCGGTACATTGATTGTAACCGGAAAATTAGGCAGCGAACAGGTTATTCTTCAAATCGAATCGACACAAGCTAAAACATATACTCTTGGCAGCAGAAGTTCTTCGGCAGCAATTTATTTCAATGACAGCGGTGACGGCGAGGTTTTTAATACAGAAGATAATGCTTCAAACGGACAAATAACAATTACTGATTTTGATGCGGTAAATAAAACGGTTTCAGGAACATTCAGGTTTACTGCTGTAAATGTTCACAGCGCTGATGCAGAAAAACAAAAAGTAACTTTTACAGAAGGGGTTTTCTATAAAGTCCCTGTTACACAAACAATAGTTTTTGAAAACTAA
- the leuB gene encoding 3-isopropylmalate dehydrogenase, producing the protein MKLNIALLAGDGIGPEVINEAVKVSDAVAQKFGHEITWKPALTGAAAIDAVGEPYPDSTHEVCKNADAVLFGAIGHPKYDNDPSAPVRPEQGLLKMRKALGLFANVRPTFTFPSLLDKSPLKRERIEGTDLVFLRELTGGIYFGEKGRKDNGDTAYDNCVYTRAEVQRLAKKGFELAMTRSKKLCCVDKANVLETSRLWRETVQAMEKDYPEVEVSYEFVDAVAMRLVQWPNSYDVLITENLFGDILTDEASVISGSMGLMPSASMGAEVSLFEPIHGSYPQATGLNIANPMATILSAAMMFENFGLMEEGKAMRAAVNKALEAGVVTEDLANGGKAYGTKEVGDWLAANI; encoded by the coding sequence ATGAAATTAAACATAGCTCTTTTAGCCGGAGACGGAATCGGACCAGAAGTAATTAATGAAGCTGTAAAAGTATCTGATGCTGTTGCACAAAAATTTGGACACGAAATCACCTGGAAACCAGCTTTAACAGGCGCTGCTGCAATTGATGCAGTGGGCGAACCTTATCCAGATTCAACACATGAAGTTTGTAAAAATGCTGATGCCGTTCTTTTCGGAGCAATTGGCCACCCTAAATACGACAACGATCCTTCTGCACCTGTACGACCAGAGCAAGGCTTGTTAAAAATGCGTAAAGCATTAGGTTTGTTCGCAAACGTAAGACCAACTTTTACATTCCCATCTTTATTAGACAAATCGCCGCTAAAAAGAGAAAGAATCGAAGGAACTGATTTAGTTTTCTTAAGAGAATTAACCGGCGGAATTTACTTTGGCGAAAAAGGAAGAAAAGACAACGGAGATACCGCTTACGACAATTGTGTTTACACAAGAGCAGAAGTACAGCGTCTGGCTAAAAAAGGTTTCGAACTGGCAATGACACGTTCTAAAAAATTATGCTGCGTTGATAAAGCAAACGTTTTGGAAACTTCTCGTTTATGGAGAGAAACAGTTCAGGCGATGGAAAAAGATTATCCGGAGGTTGAAGTGAGCTACGAATTTGTTGATGCTGTTGCCATGCGTTTGGTTCAATGGCCAAACTCTTATGATGTATTAATTACTGAAAACTTATTTGGAGATATCTTAACAGATGAGGCTTCTGTAATTTCAGGTTCAATGGGATTAATGCCTTCTGCATCTATGGGAGCTGAAGTGTCTTTATTTGAACCTATTCACGGTTCATACCCTCAAGCTACAGGATTAAACATTGCAAACCCAATGGCTACTATTTTATCTGCTGCCATGATGTTCGAAAACTTCGGATTAATGGAAGAAGGAAAAGCAATGAGAGCGGCTGTAAACAAGGCTTTAGAAGCTGGAGTAGTTACAGAGGATCTGGCAAATGGAGGCAAAGCATACGGCACTAAAGAAGTGGGCGACTGGTTAGCTGCAAACATATAA
- the leuD gene encoding 3-isopropylmalate dehydratase small subunit, giving the protein MAYDKFNILTSSGVPLPIENVDTDQIIPARFLKATKREGFGDNLFRDWRYNGDDTPKADFVLNNPTYSGKILVGGKNFGSGSSREHAAWAVYDYGFRAVVSSFFADIFKGNCLNIGVLPVQISPEFLANIFKAIEADPNTELEINLPNQTITLLSTGEQESFAINGYKKNNLINGFDDIDYLQDMKEDIKAFADKLPY; this is encoded by the coding sequence ATGGCATACGATAAATTTAATATACTTACAAGCAGCGGAGTTCCGTTGCCAATTGAGAACGTAGATACAGATCAAATCATTCCAGCTCGTTTCTTAAAAGCTACAAAACGTGAAGGTTTTGGAGATAATCTTTTCAGAGACTGGAGATACAACGGAGATGACACTCCAAAAGCAGATTTCGTTTTAAACAACCCAACTTACAGCGGAAAAATCCTTGTAGGAGGAAAAAACTTCGGTTCCGGATCTTCCAGAGAGCACGCTGCATGGGCAGTTTACGATTACGGATTCCGTGCTGTAGTTTCTAGTTTCTTTGCAGATATCTTCAAAGGAAACTGTTTGAATATTGGGGTTTTACCAGTACAAATCAGCCCTGAATTTTTAGCTAATATCTTTAAAGCTATCGAAGCTGATCCAAACACAGAATTAGAAATCAATCTTCCTAACCAAACGATTACTTTATTATCAACCGGAGAGCAAGAGTCTTTCGCAATTAATGGTTATAAAAAGAACAACCTAATTAATGGTTTTGACGATATTGATTATTTACAAGACATGAAAGAAGATATTAAAGCTTTCGCTGATAAACTTCCTTACTAA